A region of Lacinutrix sp. Hel_I_90 DNA encodes the following proteins:
- a CDS encoding class I lanthipeptide, with the protein MKTQANKKLVFKKNNIVELNDSDIFKINGGTGSVTDSGIDDGNGTGGGDSVPPDILGTRNICLSVNIIAGLG; encoded by the coding sequence ATGAAAACTCAAGCAAACAAAAAGTTAGTCTTTAAAAAAAATAATATTGTGGAACTTAACGACTCAGACATTTTTAAGATAAACGGTGGTACTGGGTCAGTAACAGATTCAGGAATTGATGATGGTAATGGTACTGGTGGAGGTGATTCTGTTCCTCCTGATATTTTAGGAACTAGAAATATTTGCCTTTCAGTGAATATTATCGCCGGCTTAGGCTAG
- a CDS encoding helix-turn-helix domain-containing protein, producing MKIKFIFLLVFIFFKYSAYSQEINSPIEDSIKKYIYSKPKKAIVFSKKYLQQNLETGDTEKIKLAYSLLAVCNEVTNQSDSVLYYYHKRLSLAEHPLDIINNKFYLARTYDNSYNYNEALQLYSQALDLAKKENNDAHISHLRLSIELLKMKLGLNKDGISTGAFNYLKESYSAQKGDRTGSFVRYNRKRLIEVYLHKNEIDKAEPLIKEGLEVALQSENMLFLYYMFEFRSRSHFLKGDLAKAKLDALEAKRYATKLTNNAFLNEINYRLSDISSKENNYEEALSYLKAILKKDANKPAHQAAKYYKLIADIYKRIDSTKLSYKFYYKYIEEKEKATQEYLVAIASIHDITLKEQLSDVQSMHEEELREEILKKEEQKKTKWAWTGISGVLLLLIILLFFFFKNKSKVNQKRFDDLMIKINAFEARKGEENKLKLTKVAIQDPILEEQDIEQPKFVEKNVVKDINYKLHEEDTDTINTIDVKKVEEILIKIQKLEEKQYFLRQDCTLHNMAKKLKTNTSYLSKIINTHLDKSFSIYINELRINYAIIELKNNKRLRSYSIKGIAEEMGYKSADAFSRYFRAATGITPYVYIKKIQEI from the coding sequence ATGAAAATTAAATTCATTTTTCTCCTGGTTTTCATTTTTTTCAAGTATTCAGCATATAGTCAAGAGATAAATTCACCTATTGAGGATTCTATTAAAAAATATATTTATAGTAAACCCAAAAAGGCGATAGTATTTAGTAAAAAATACCTTCAACAAAATTTGGAGACGGGAGATACTGAAAAAATAAAATTAGCATATTCTCTTTTAGCTGTTTGTAATGAAGTTACCAATCAAAGCGATAGTGTTTTATACTATTATCATAAAAGGTTAAGTTTAGCAGAGCACCCATTAGATATTATTAATAATAAATTTTATTTAGCTAGAACATATGACAATAGTTATAATTATAATGAGGCCTTGCAACTTTACAGTCAAGCATTAGATTTAGCAAAAAAGGAAAATAATGATGCCCATATATCTCATTTAAGGTTGTCTATTGAGCTGCTTAAAATGAAACTAGGTCTGAATAAAGATGGTATATCTACAGGAGCATTTAATTATTTGAAGGAATCATATAGCGCACAAAAAGGCGATCGAACAGGTTCTTTTGTAAGATATAATAGAAAAAGACTTATAGAGGTTTATTTACATAAAAATGAAATTGATAAGGCAGAACCTCTTATTAAAGAAGGTCTGGAGGTGGCATTGCAAAGTGAAAACATGCTATTTTTATATTATATGTTTGAGTTTAGGTCAAGAAGTCATTTTTTGAAAGGAGATCTGGCAAAGGCAAAGCTTGACGCCCTAGAAGCAAAAAGATATGCAACAAAACTGACTAACAATGCGTTTCTTAACGAAATAAATTATAGGTTATCAGACATTTCATCTAAAGAAAATAATTATGAAGAAGCTTTATCCTATTTAAAAGCAATTTTAAAAAAAGATGCTAATAAACCAGCCCACCAAGCAGCTAAGTATTATAAGCTAATAGCAGATATATACAAGAGAATAGATAGTACTAAGCTATCATATAAATTCTATTATAAATACATTGAAGAAAAAGAAAAGGCAACTCAAGAATATCTCGTAGCTATAGCTAGTATTCATGATATTACACTAAAAGAACAACTTTCAGATGTTCAAAGTATGCATGAAGAAGAACTTAGGGAAGAAATTTTAAAAAAAGAAGAACAAAAAAAAACAAAATGGGCGTGGACTGGAATTAGTGGCGTGTTGTTATTGTTAATAATTTTGTTGTTTTTCTTTTTTAAAAATAAATCTAAAGTCAACCAAAAGCGTTTTGATGACTTGATGATAAAGATTAATGCTTTTGAAGCACGAAAAGGCGAAGAAAACAAATTGAAACTTACTAAAGTAGCAATACAAGATCCTATATTAGAAGAGCAGGATATAGAACAACCAAAATTTGTAGAAAAAAATGTTGTAAAAGATATAAACTATAAGCTGCATGAAGAAGATACAGACACCATCAATACTATTGATGTTAAAAAAGTAGAAGAGATCTTAATAAAAATTCAAAAACTTGAAGAAAAACAGTATTTTTTACGCCAAGATTGCACACTTCATAATATGGCTAAAAAGCTTAAAACTAATACTTCTTATTTATCTAAAATAATAAATACACATCTGGATAAATCTTTTAGCATCTATATAAATGAACTCAGAATTAATTATGCTATCATAGAGTTAAAAAACAATAAAAGATTAAGATCATACTCTATTAAAGGCATAGCAGAAGAAATGGGCTATAAAAGTGCAGATGCTTTTTCCCGTTATTTTAGAGCTGCAACCGGTATTACGCCTTATGTTTACATTAAAAAAATACAAGAAATATAA
- a CDS encoding class I lanthipeptide: MKKQNKKLQFLKNSITELTDPQIKGINGGCQFSDSSGPTKDIKFSIIDNNTSLNNTSLVIPDLLLGN, translated from the coding sequence ATGAAAAAACAAAACAAGAAATTACAGTTTTTAAAAAACTCAATTACTGAGCTTACAGACCCTCAAATAAAAGGGATTAATGGAGGATGTCAATTTAGCGATTCATCTGGACCTACAAAAGACATCAAGTTCTCTATTATAGATAATAACACATCATTAAATAATACATCTTTAGTTATACCAGATTTATTATTAGGGAATTAA
- a CDS encoding stage II sporulation protein M: MKNRLIALVFFVFGILLFFISKDTSIMTLELTSENSNTNISFFDKMAFFKGYEVFGIFIYNLGVAFLLSFVGYFTGGLLTLIILLWNGFLIAIVYNMAIYKLPVDTILYASKHAPIEIFAFLIFADFGLKGRFFIKRILNKNEIDFTLIPNFKNLIYPTILLILASILETI, encoded by the coding sequence ATGAAAAATAGACTTATTGCATTAGTATTTTTTGTATTTGGAATATTACTTTTTTTTATATCTAAGGATACATCTATAATGACTTTAGAATTAACCTCAGAAAACAGCAATACTAACATTAGTTTTTTTGATAAAATGGCCTTTTTTAAAGGTTATGAAGTTTTTGGAATATTTATTTACAATTTAGGCGTTGCTTTTTTATTATCTTTTGTTGGTTATTTTACTGGTGGATTGTTAACATTAATAATTCTACTTTGGAATGGTTTTTTAATTGCTATTGTTTATAACATGGCAATATATAAATTGCCTGTAGACACTATTTTATATGCCTCTAAGCACGCACCAATAGAAATATTTGCATTTTTAATATTTGCCGACTTTGGTTTGAAAGGACGTTTTTTTATAAAAAGAATTTTAAATAAAAATGAAATTGATTTTACACTAATTCCAAATTTTAAAAATTTAATCTATCCAACTATTTTATTAATTCTTGCATCAATTTTAGAAACAATATGA
- a CDS encoding alcohol dehydrogenase catalytic domain-containing protein, whose amino-acid sequence MRALGVLSPSLAAKLENEDKYILEIDSLKIPLALIHIPDTEFDENDDQQANIVLVKKKGFSLNYRDFGIIENAWNKLKNTDQDTYYPIGSEFCGEVLKIGKNVENLRVGDFVIANCSYPLAPLGAPAGIPSNHGSKELEMFHKGKLIKVPENIPVEQASGISIGIQTAMSMIRKADIKEGNKILVTSITSNTSLIILNYLKDKKCDIYGLSYSGKDTNKVKTMFPFIKTIYNFKDNNLPKDLLFDAVLDPFADTHLVALQPNLNFEARYVTCGMFNQSSEKIRSKESYVNFPSFIGRLISKNIQIKANCLGTTEDLEQGLKILSEDPNSIIPVDEAFSKEEDINLFLDKSFLKTKKTGKVSFIYS is encoded by the coding sequence ATGAGAGCATTAGGCGTATTAAGTCCGTCGCTGGCGGCAAAACTAGAAAATGAAGATAAATATATCTTGGAAATAGATTCTTTAAAAATTCCATTAGCTTTAATACATATTCCAGATACAGAATTTGACGAAAATGATGATCAACAAGCAAATATTGTTTTGGTTAAGAAAAAAGGGTTTTCATTGAACTATCGCGATTTTGGTATTATCGAAAACGCATGGAATAAATTAAAAAACACAGATCAAGACACCTACTATCCAATAGGCTCAGAATTTTGCGGTGAAGTACTTAAGATTGGTAAAAATGTTGAAAATTTGAGGGTTGGTGATTTTGTGATTGCTAATTGTTCTTATCCCTTAGCACCTTTAGGCGCACCTGCAGGTATACCTAGTAACCATGGTAGTAAAGAGCTTGAAATGTTTCATAAAGGAAAGTTGATTAAAGTTCCTGAAAACATACCTGTAGAACAAGCCTCTGGAATAAGTATTGGTATTCAAACCGCTATGTCCATGATACGAAAAGCAGACATAAAAGAAGGAAATAAGATCCTTGTAACCTCTATAACCTCCAATACTTCTTTAATTATACTTAACTATTTAAAAGATAAAAAGTGTGACATTTATGGTCTGTCTTATTCTGGAAAAGACACCAATAAAGTAAAAACAATGTTTCCGTTTATTAAAACAATATATAATTTTAAAGACAATAACCTCCCTAAAGATTTGCTTTTTGACGCTGTTTTAGACCCCTTTGCAGACACACATTTGGTCGCTTTACAGCCTAATCTAAATTTTGAGGCGCGGTATGTAACTTGCGGTATGTTTAATCAATCTTCTGAGAAGATAAGAAGCAAAGAGTCTTATGTAAACTTTCCATCATTTATAGGCAGATTAATATCTAAAAACATTCAAATTAAAGCAAACTGTTTAGGTACCACTGAAGATTTAGAGCAGGGACTAAAAATACTAAGTGAAGATCCTAATAGTATTATTCCTGTGGATGAGGCTTTTAGTAAAGAAGAGGATATTAACTTATTTTTAGATAAGTCTTTTTTGAAGACAAAGAAGACTGGAAAGGTTTCTTTTATTTACAGTTAA
- a CDS encoding lantibiotic dehydratase, producing the protein MKNHSFANQAVVRTPLSVKKIDITWEEIQEIFKVPKHREALFIGSPNIFKALELWEKGEAFQTEDELKNLKGSLYKYTSRLANRCTPFGLWASVSTISLAKETNIDVAGAELKRTTKFDMYFLGEILPEITKHKEIRDVLKYYPNNSMYKVMDKYRFVEYYFKDQARCHKISEVDINDYLEKTIAIAQKGATINELIKPITDDNISTEDARAFINQVIDSQFFVNELEFTLTGDDYLESLLDVLTEKRFDFYEANVVKKLLLSLKSKIRAIDASVCNSPEKYRDIHKEIEKEIQEADITKLFQVDSFKDLSTATLSYNTVKKLRSAIVVLNKLQSKRENPTLDDFKTKFQERYEEYEQPLINVLDPDLGIGYGRGSGAKTPLVDKLAIRGKSATSRQINWSKKTGFLFKKALHALQHNVTEISLTDDEINQFKENEALYPDSFSTFFNVFHENGEEKVCLKSVWGPSANGLIGRFAHLDDSIETMCNEIQDYEKALYPDKILAEIIHLPQARTGNILYRKFQRDYEIPYLGNSSLDKEHQLDVADLYVSVRRGKIILRSKRLNKEIIPRLGNAHNYSANALPIYHFLCDLQDQEQSGLSFSWGSLQHEFDYLPRVSYKDIVLSRATWTLNHDTIKTILDTKEEDVISYVRAFRKERNIPNVVAFTQGDNEVVVNFENDLSCTVFFFMLKGERMIQLKEFFFEEDTITGAYCNEFVLPSYKNAPKASDLLNAQPLEAQKGTLQKASYSTGDEWLYYKFYCGERVGEKLLNHAIKPIVDELEANNLIDKWFFIRYGDKDGHHLRFRIHLNDQTKFSQCVFIIKKHIQPFENNLLIWKTQTDTYLRELQRYGFDSIDATEELYYNDSEATVKFADLIEGDAGERVRWLFSLLSMDHLLNDFGFDVKQKMQLLNVAKTGFGKEFNKTGALNKQVNELYSENMSNIEAFLDEDAKADMYAPLWDILKERSVKNKVVVDQLKELAEKNILPGGLQNTVLSYLHMVCNRIFLAKQRVHEMVVYDMLFKYYSKQLHTQKKSKTKVTA; encoded by the coding sequence ATGAAAAATCATTCATTTGCAAACCAAGCGGTTGTTAGAACCCCGTTAAGTGTTAAGAAAATTGATATTACTTGGGAGGAAATTCAGGAAATATTCAAAGTCCCTAAACACAGAGAAGCCTTATTTATTGGTTCACCAAATATTTTTAAGGCATTAGAGCTATGGGAAAAAGGTGAAGCCTTTCAAACCGAAGATGAGCTTAAAAATCTTAAAGGCTCTCTTTATAAATACACCTCTCGCTTAGCGAATCGCTGCACGCCTTTTGGACTTTGGGCCTCTGTAAGTACTATTAGCTTAGCCAAGGAAACCAATATTGACGTTGCTGGGGCTGAACTTAAACGCACCACTAAATTCGACATGTATTTTTTAGGTGAGATTTTACCAGAAATAACAAAACATAAGGAAATTAGAGACGTTTTAAAATACTACCCAAATAATTCTATGTATAAAGTGATGGATAAGTACCGCTTTGTAGAATACTACTTTAAAGACCAAGCGAGGTGCCACAAAATATCAGAAGTCGATATTAATGACTATTTAGAAAAGACCATTGCCATTGCTCAAAAAGGCGCTACCATAAATGAATTAATTAAGCCCATTACCGATGATAATATTAGTACTGAAGATGCTAGAGCTTTTATCAACCAAGTTATTGATAGTCAGTTCTTTGTTAATGAATTAGAATTTACCCTAACCGGAGACGATTATTTAGAAAGCCTTTTAGATGTTTTAACAGAAAAGCGTTTTGATTTTTATGAAGCTAATGTGGTAAAAAAACTACTGCTATCGCTAAAAAGTAAAATACGCGCTATAGACGCCTCTGTGTGCAATAGTCCTGAAAAGTATAGAGATATTCATAAGGAAATTGAAAAGGAAATTCAAGAAGCAGATATTACAAAACTCTTTCAGGTGGATAGCTTTAAAGATTTATCAACCGCTACTTTAAGTTATAATACCGTAAAAAAGTTACGAAGTGCCATTGTTGTTTTAAACAAACTGCAGAGCAAAAGAGAAAATCCAACTTTAGATGATTTTAAAACCAAATTTCAAGAACGTTATGAGGAATACGAACAACCCTTGATTAATGTTTTAGATCCAGATTTAGGTATTGGTTATGGTCGGGGCTCAGGAGCAAAAACCCCTTTAGTAGATAAATTAGCTATACGCGGTAAAAGCGCCACAAGCAGACAAATAAACTGGAGTAAAAAGACTGGCTTTTTATTTAAAAAAGCGCTTCACGCGCTCCAACATAATGTCACTGAAATTAGTTTAACCGATGATGAAATTAATCAGTTTAAAGAAAACGAGGCGTTGTATCCAGATAGTTTTTCAACTTTCTTTAATGTCTTCCATGAAAATGGAGAAGAAAAAGTGTGTTTAAAGTCGGTTTGGGGACCTTCGGCTAATGGCTTAATTGGACGTTTTGCACATTTAGATGATTCCATCGAAACCATGTGTAATGAGATTCAAGACTATGAAAAAGCATTATATCCAGATAAAATATTAGCAGAAATTATTCATTTACCACAAGCGAGAACAGGAAATATTTTATACAGAAAGTTCCAAAGAGATTATGAAATTCCTTATTTAGGAAATTCGTCTTTAGACAAGGAGCACCAGCTAGACGTTGCAGATTTATATGTTTCAGTCCGCAGAGGTAAAATCATTTTACGCTCAAAACGCTTAAATAAAGAGATTATTCCTCGTTTAGGTAATGCGCACAATTATAGCGCCAATGCCTTACCTATTTATCACTTTTTATGTGATTTACAAGATCAGGAACAATCGGGATTAAGTTTTAGTTGGGGAAGTTTACAACATGAATTTGACTATTTACCACGAGTAAGTTATAAAGACATTGTTTTGTCTCGTGCTACTTGGACTCTCAACCATGATACAATTAAGACTATTTTAGACACTAAGGAAGAAGATGTTATTAGCTATGTTAGAGCGTTTCGAAAGGAAAGAAACATTCCTAACGTAGTTGCTTTTACCCAAGGAGATAACGAAGTGGTAGTTAATTTTGAAAACGACTTGAGTTGTACGGTTTTCTTTTTTATGTTAAAAGGTGAACGCATGATTCAACTAAAAGAATTCTTTTTTGAAGAAGACACGATAACAGGAGCTTACTGTAATGAGTTTGTGTTGCCGTCCTATAAGAATGCACCTAAAGCGTCAGACCTGTTAAACGCTCAACCTTTAGAAGCTCAAAAAGGCACCTTACAAAAAGCCTCTTATTCTACGGGAGATGAGTGGTTATACTACAAGTTTTACTGTGGGGAACGCGTAGGTGAAAAATTATTAAACCACGCCATTAAGCCAATAGTTGACGAACTGGAAGCTAATAACCTAATCGATAAATGGTTCTTTATTCGTTATGGCGATAAAGATGGTCACCATTTACGTTTTAGAATTCATTTAAACGATCAAACAAAATTCTCTCAGTGTGTATTTATCATCAAAAAACACATTCAACCGTTCGAAAACAACCTGTTAATTTGGAAAACACAAACAGATACGTACTTAAGAGAATTACAACGTTATGGTTTTGATTCTATAGATGCCACTGAAGAATTATATTATAACGACAGCGAAGCTACCGTCAAATTCGCAGACTTAATTGAAGGCGATGCAGGAGAGCGCGTGCGTTGGTTGTTTTCATTACTCTCTATGGATCATTTACTCAATGACTTTGGGTTTGATGTAAAACAAAAAATGCAGCTCTTAAATGTAGCAAAAACAGGTTTTGGAAAGGAGTTTAACAAAACTGGTGCCCTTAACAAACAGGTTAATGAATTGTACAGCGAAAACATGTCAAATATCGAAGCTTTTTTAGATGAAGATGCTAAAGCAGACATGTATGCTCCACTTTGGGATATATTAAAAGAGCGTTCTGTTAAAAACAAAGTCGTGGTTGACCAACTAAAAGAATTAGCAGAAAAAAATATCCTGCCTGGAGGGCTCCAAAATACGGTACTAAGCTATTTACACATGGTTTGTAACCGTATTTTCTTAGCGAAGCAGCGTGTGCATGAAATGGTTGTATATGATATGTTATTTAAATATTATAGCAAGCAACTCCATACTCAGAAAAAAAGCAAAACAAAAGTAACCGCTTAA
- a CDS encoding peptidase domain-containing ABC transporter, with the protein MSKIEIKQHDFSDCGAACLASISEHYKLSLPISRIRQYASTNQKGTTLLGLREAAIKLDFIAKGVKASMDSLEEIPLPAIAHVMIKLEEHEFPHYMVIYKVTKTYVKVMDPASGKLEKKSRAEFEKIFTGYMLILIPDEDIFKERNEKFSNLKRMSFLLNPHKHILIQALIGSILYTILGFSVSIYIEKITDFVLVSGNKSLLNLMSVIVLVCIVLQFLFGALKDVFMLKTSQQIDSRLILGYYKHLFTMPQKFFDTMRIGEIMSRIGDAVKIRLLINETALNILVNIFIVVFSFIFMFTYNVKLAGIIMLIIPVYIIIYFIVNKLNKKVEREVMEKNALLESQLVESIKNIGTVKRLSLEEFTKNKTELKFIDLLKTIYKSGLNNVFSTVSTGFVSRVFTIVLLWAGTYYVIDGEITPGELFSFYSIIGYFTGPASQLIGTNKSIQNAMIAADRLFGIMDLETEANEANIAISEHSFGDIQFDSVRFHYELGRDIFKDISLTIPRGKFTALVGESGSGKSTIASLIQNIYQPSEGKILIGDYDLKYITKDSINDLVTTVPQTVELFDGSIISNIAIGEYSPDMEKIIKVSKQVGAYEFIESLPNGFETYLGEFGANLSGGERQRIAFARALYKEPEILILDEATSALDSESELVIKDLIDDLASQGKTIIIIAHKLQSIVKADKIIAMKKGEVVETGTHKELLAKDGYYNKMWQNFNV; encoded by the coding sequence ATGAGTAAAATAGAAATAAAACAACATGATTTTAGCGACTGTGGTGCAGCTTGTTTAGCTTCTATTTCAGAACATTACAAACTAAGCCTCCCTATTTCAAGAATTAGACAATATGCGAGTACAAACCAAAAGGGGACAACACTTTTAGGTTTAAGAGAAGCAGCAATAAAACTTGATTTTATTGCAAAAGGAGTTAAGGCTTCTATGGATAGCTTAGAGGAAATTCCGCTTCCTGCTATCGCCCATGTTATGATTAAACTCGAAGAACATGAGTTTCCGCATTATATGGTGATTTATAAAGTAACTAAGACTTATGTTAAGGTCATGGATCCTGCTTCTGGTAAACTAGAAAAGAAAAGCAGAGCAGAATTCGAAAAAATCTTTACTGGTTATATGCTTATTCTTATACCAGATGAAGATATTTTTAAAGAACGAAACGAAAAGTTCTCTAATCTTAAACGTATGTCTTTTCTTTTAAACCCGCACAAGCACATTTTAATTCAAGCTTTAATTGGCTCAATTTTATATACTATTCTAGGTTTTTCAGTATCTATTTATATTGAAAAGATTACAGACTTTGTTCTGGTAAGTGGTAACAAAAGCTTACTTAATTTAATGAGTGTTATTGTATTGGTATGTATTGTACTGCAGTTCCTGTTTGGCGCCCTCAAAGATGTATTTATGCTAAAAACAAGTCAACAAATTGATTCCAGACTTATTTTAGGCTACTATAAGCACCTATTTACTATGCCTCAAAAATTCTTTGACACTATGCGAATAGGAGAAATCATGTCTAGAATTGGAGATGCTGTAAAAATTAGATTACTTATTAATGAAACAGCTTTAAATATATTGGTTAACATATTTATTGTTGTCTTTTCATTCATCTTTATGTTTACCTACAATGTAAAATTGGCAGGTATTATAATGCTCATTATTCCTGTATACATTATTATCTACTTCATTGTTAATAAATTAAACAAAAAAGTGGAGCGTGAAGTTATGGAAAAGAATGCTTTACTTGAATCCCAATTAGTTGAATCCATTAAAAACATTGGCACAGTCAAAAGATTGTCTCTCGAAGAATTTACAAAAAACAAAACAGAATTAAAGTTTATAGATTTATTAAAAACCATCTATAAATCTGGTTTAAATAATGTCTTTTCTACGGTTTCAACGGGGTTTGTATCAAGAGTATTTACTATTGTTCTATTGTGGGCAGGAACCTATTACGTGATTGATGGAGAAATTACTCCAGGAGAATTATTCTCTTTTTACTCTATTATTGGATACTTTACAGGCCCAGCCTCTCAGCTTATTGGTACTAATAAATCGATTCAAAACGCCATGATTGCTGCAGATCGATTATTCGGGATTATGGATCTTGAAACGGAAGCTAACGAAGCTAATATAGCTATTAGCGAGCATTCCTTTGGAGACATCCAGTTCGATAGTGTACGTTTTCACTATGAATTGGGCCGAGATATTTTTAAAGACATTAGTTTAACGATTCCTAGAGGTAAGTTTACGGCTTTGGTTGGAGAAAGTGGTAGTGGGAAAAGTACAATTGCTTCACTTATTCAAAATATATACCAGCCTTCTGAAGGTAAAATCCTTATTGGAGATTACGATTTAAAATACATTACCAAAGACAGTATTAATGACTTAGTAACTACTGTTCCTCAAACTGTTGAACTCTTTGATGGTTCAATAATTTCAAACATTGCAATAGGCGAGTACAGTCCAGATATGGAAAAAATCATCAAAGTCTCTAAACAAGTTGGTGCCTATGAGTTTATTGAATCACTACCTAATGGTTTCGAAACCTATTTAGGTGAATTTGGCGCCAACCTTTCAGGGGGTGAAAGACAGCGTATTGCCTTCGCCAGAGCACTTTATAAAGAACCTGAAATACTCATTTTAGATGAAGCCACTTCAGCATTAGATTCAGAATCTGAATTAGTGATTAAAGACCTCATCGATGATTTAGCATCACAAGGAAAAACGATAATAATTATTGCCCACAAACTACAATCTATTGTTAAAGCAGATAAGATCATTGCCATGAAAAAAGGCGAAGTTGTCGAAACTGGAACACATAAAGAGCTTTTAGCCAAAGATGGCTACTACAACAAAATGTGGCAAAATTTTAATGTATAA
- a CDS encoding HlyD family secretion protein, with protein MNENNIFPEDILHNTVEYHIAKHSKKTNLIFWIIFLALLCTITALPFVEVDIYTTSRGVITSHERPVSLFAPVSGRITYFNLIENKSVLKGDTLLIINQRMLDERDHLIDSQKEDIEDFIVDLNYLIKGKYTLIKTNQYQKEYNQFQQQLFNINTIIKNTQAEYDRSNSLYKSGVIAKAEYERALLDLNKLKNDRTNIIKQSQLTWQNQLTDYKRALEDLESNKKQIKEEKEMYVLIAPIDGELIDVQGYNEGSFLNPGSTLANISPSKNLEIESFLSPSDIGYIKEGITAKYQVDSYNSNQWGFATGKITEVGKDLVQVNNTSGFKVRSSLNETYLSLVNGAQGQLKKGMTLTSRFFLIRRSLYDLLFDSIDDWFNPYNPTNE; from the coding sequence ATGAATGAAAATAATATTTTCCCTGAAGATATTCTTCACAATACTGTAGAATATCATATCGCCAAACATAGTAAAAAAACAAATCTCATTTTTTGGATTATATTTTTGGCCCTCTTATGCACTATAACAGCACTTCCCTTTGTTGAAGTAGATATTTATACGACCAGTCGTGGTGTCATTACCTCTCATGAAAGGCCTGTTTCTCTTTTTGCTCCTGTAAGCGGAAGAATAACCTATTTCAATCTTATTGAAAACAAATCGGTTTTAAAAGGAGACACTTTGCTTATCATAAACCAAAGAATGTTAGACGAACGCGACCATCTTATCGATTCTCAAAAGGAGGACATTGAAGATTTTATAGTAGACTTAAATTATTTAATTAAAGGCAAGTATACTCTTATTAAAACGAATCAATACCAGAAGGAATATAACCAATTTCAGCAGCAACTCTTTAATATAAATACAATAATAAAAAACACCCAAGCAGAATATGATAGATCTAATTCCTTATATAAAAGTGGTGTTATTGCGAAAGCAGAATACGAGCGTGCGCTACTGGATTTGAATAAATTGAAAAATGACAGGACTAATATTATTAAACAATCTCAATTAACTTGGCAAAATCAACTTACAGACTATAAGCGTGCACTAGAAGATTTAGAATCGAATAAAAAACAGATTAAGGAAGAAAAAGAGATGTATGTTTTAATTGCGCCTATAGATGGTGAACTCATAGACGTACAAGGCTATAATGAAGGTAGTTTTTTAAATCCCGGAAGTACGCTTGCCAATATTTCTCCTAGTAAAAACTTAGAAATAGAATCCTTTTTATCACCCTCTGACATTGGCTATATCAAAGAAGGTATTACTGCAAAATATCAAGTAGATTCCTATAACTCTAACCAATGGGGGTTTGCCACCGGGAAAATTACTGAAGTTGGTAAAGATTTAGTTCAAGTAAATAACACCAGTGGTTTTAAAGTGCGCAGTTCCTTAAATGAAACCTATTTATCATTAGTAAATGGTGCTCAAGGCCAGTTAAAAAAAGGAATGACATTAACCAGTAGATTCTTCTTAATCCGAAGAAGTCTTTACGATTTATTATTTGACAGTATAGACGATTGGTTTAACCCTTACAACCCTACAAATGAGTAA